In one Puntigrus tetrazona isolate hp1 unplaced genomic scaffold, ASM1883169v1 S000000765, whole genome shotgun sequence genomic region, the following are encoded:
- the LOC122335343 gene encoding uncharacterized protein LOC122335343, whose protein sequence is MRVSCSSEGDQLLYSWTLNGDPQKDGNSSIDLDERSDGDISCSVKNHVSHAQNTTRLKPCPGLDRFCSFDQSDPCYTALGHKLNLMMLDSSEYDLKIQKRINNPQDDPVCRVKNDKMKRSECDLYRNRPEVTVINGTLIINPVNRTDSGNYRLILSRTQTAQKHLEIFSGVMRVSCSSEGDQLLYSWTLNGDPQKDGNSSIDLNEKSDGDISCSVKNHVSHAQNTTRLKPCPGDQVLYSWTLNGDPLKDGNSSIDLDERSDGDISCSVKNHVSHAQNTTRLKPCSSLSLVFVLVWCLQMMVLLGLLGAFHIYMRHTSGKKQEDQEEDEKI, encoded by the exons ATGAGGGTGTCCTGCTCCTCTGAGGGGGATCAGCTCCTCTACAGCTGGACTCTGAATGGAGATCCACAGAAGGATGGAAACAGCAGCATAGATCTGGATGAGAGAAGTGATGGAGACATCAGCTGCAGCGTGAAGAACCACGTCAGTCACGCACAGAACACCACGAGACTCAAACCCTGTCCTG GTCTGGATCGGTTCTGCAGTTTTGATCAGTCTGATCCCTGTTACACAGCTCTGGGACACAAACTCAATCTGATGATGCTGGACTCTAGTGAATATGATCTGAAGATACAAAAGAGAATAAACAACCCACAAGATGATCCAGTTTGTAGAGTAAAGAATGATAAAATGAAGAGGAGTGAATGTGATCTTTATAGAAACAGACCTGAAGTAACAGTCATTAATGGGACTCTGATAATAAACCCTGTGAACAGAACAGATTCAGGGAATTATAGATTAATTCTCTCCAGAACTCAGACGGCTCAGAAACATCTAGAGATCTTCAG TGGGGTGATGAGGGTGTCCTGCTCCTCTGAGGGGGATCAGCTCCTCTACAGCTGGACTCTGAATGGAGATCCACAGAAGGATGGAAACAGCAGCATTGATCTGAATGAGAAAAGTGATGGAGACATCAGCTGCAGCGTGAAGAACCACGTCAGTCACGCACAGAACACCACAAGACTCAAACCCTGTCCTG GGGATCAGGTCCTCTACAGCTGGACTCTGAATGGAGATCCACTGAAGGATGGAAACAGCAGCATAGATCTGGATGAGAGAAGTGATGGAGACATCAGCTGCAGCGTGAAGAACCACGTCAGTCACGCACAGAACACCACGAGACTCAAACCCTGTTCTTCTT TGTCTCTGGTGTTTGTTCTGGTCTGGTGTCTTCAGATGATGGTTCTGTTGGGTCTTTTAGGAGCTTTTCACATCTACATGAGACACACGTCAG GAAAGAAACAAGAAGATCAGGAAGAGGACGAGAAGATTTAG
- the LOC122335342 gene encoding uncharacterized protein LOC122335342 — translation MDFRETMLIFGLMLLKTAACLDRFCSFDQSDPCYTALGHKLNLLMLDSSEYDLKIQKRTNNSQDDPVCRVKNDEMRRSQCDLYNNRSEVTVIKGTLIINPVNRTDSGNYRLTLQNSDGSETSRDLQVIVEAPIGSVEVSITCSSSGVMRVSCSSEGDQLLYSWTLNGDPQKDGNSSIDLDEKSDGDISCSVKNHVSHAQNTTRLKPCPESTTAAATSTLTSGLTSAVTSSTQTSENGSSFSSAGMNPTSTQGPGEFPWKFYLIPLCCSALVMALLLITMCYVYKKKQLKSTPDTELIYTDIHHERKSEKKTESLPAAAEEYATVQVQTKRRKKNTEEDEVQYGEVTFRPNDSMSPQVKPTWEECVYAQVQRR, via the exons ATGGACTTCAGAGAAACGATGCTGATCTTTGGACTGATGCTGCTGAAAACCGCTGCAT GTCTGGATCGGTTCTGCAGTTTTGATCAGTCTGATCCCTGTTACACAGCTCTGGGACACAAACTCAATCTGTTGATGCTGGACTCTAGTGAATATGATCTGAAGATacaaaagagaacaaacaaCTCACAAGATGATCCAGTTTGTAGAGTAAAGAATGATGAAATGAGGAGGAGTCAATGTGATCTTTATAATAACAGATCTGAAGTAACAGTCATTAAAGGGACTCTGATAATAAACCCTGTGAACAGAACAGATTCAGGGAATTATAGATTAACTCTCCAGAACTCAGACGGCTCAGAAACATCTAGAGATCTTCAGGTGATTGTTGAAG CTCCTATTGGCTCAGTGGAAGTGTCAATCACCTGCTCCTCCAGTGGGGTGATGAGGGTGTCCTGCTCCTCTGAGGGGGATCAGCTCCTCTACAGCTGGACTCTGAATGGAGATCCACAGAAGGATGGAAACAGCAGCATAGATCTGGATGAGAAAAGTGATGGAGACATCAGCTGCAGCGTGAAGAACCACGTCAGTCACGCACAGAACACCACGAGACTCAAACCCTGTCCTG AATCAACTACTGCAGCTGCGACCTCTACTTTGACCTCTGGTTTGACCTCTGCAGTCACCAGCAGCACACAGACATCAGAAAATGGTTCGAGTTTCTCATCAGCCGGTATGAATCCAACCTCCACTCAGGGCCCTGGAGAGTTTCCATGGAAGT TTTATCTGATTCCTTTGTGCTGCTCTGCTCTGGTCATGGCTCTGTTGTTGATCACCATGTGCTACGTTTATAAGAAAAAACAGCTCAAGTCGACACCAG ATACAGAGCTCATATACACTGATATCCATCAcgagagaaagagtgaaaagAAAACAG AATCTCTCCCGGCTGCTGCTGAGGAATACGCCACGGTCCAAGTGCAGacaaagaggaggaagaagaacaCAGAGGAGGACGAGGTTCAATACGGCGAGGTGACGTTTAGACCAAACGACTCGATGTCTCCGCAGG
- the LOC122335345 gene encoding uncharacterized protein LOC122335345, with amino-acid sequence MLIFGLMLLLQTAACLDRFCSFDESGPCYTALGHKLNLMMLDASEYELKIQKRTNDTQDDPVCRVKNGEMKRSQCDLYYNRPEVTVIKGTLIINPVNRTDSGNYRLTVYNSDGSETSRDLHVIVEGSATAAATSSLTSSLTSASTQTSDYGLDRFCSFDQSDPCYTALGHKLNLLMVNASEYDLKIQKRINNPLDDPVCRVKNDKMKRSQCDLYRNRPEVTVIKGTLIINPVNRTDSGNYRLTLLNSEGSETSRDLQVIVEGSSSAAVTSSLTSTLTSSLTSSLTSAVTSSTQTPERVSVVFVLVWCLQMMVLLGLLGAFHIYMRHTSGKKQEDQEEDEKI; translated from the exons ATGCTCATCTTTGGACttatgctgctgctgcaaacCGCTGCGT GTCTGGATCGGTTCTGCAGTTTTGATGAGTCTGGTCCCTGTTACACAGCTCTGGGACACAAACTCAATCTGATGATGCTGGATGCTAGTGAATATGAGCTGAAGATACAAAAGAGAACAAACGACACACAAGATGATCCAGTTTGTAGAGTAAAGAATGGGGAAATGAAGAGGAGTCAATGTGATCTTTATTATAACAGACCTGAAGTAACAGTAATTAAAGGGACTCTGATAATAAACCCTGTGAACAGAACAGATTCAGGGAATTACAGATTAACTGTCTATAACTCAGATGGCTCAGAAACATCTAGAGATCTTCACGTGATTGTTGAAG gatCAGCTACTGCTGCAGCGACCTCTAGCTTGACCTCTAGTTTGACCTCTGCATCAACACAGACATCAGATTACG GTCTGGATCGGTTCTGCAGTTTTGATCAGTCTGATCCCTGTTACACAGCTCTGGGACACAAACTCAATCTACTGATGGTGAACGCTAGTGAATATGATCTGAAGATACAAAAGAGAATAAACAACCCACTAGATGATCCAGTTTGTAGAGTAAAGAATGATAAAATGAAGAGGAGTCAATGTGATCTTTATAGAAACAGACCTGAAGTAACAGTCATTAAAGGGACTCTGATAATAAACCCTGTGAACAGAACAGATTCAGGGAATTATAGATTAACTCTCCTGAACTCAGAAGGATCAGAAACATCTAGAGATCTTCAGGTGATTGTTGAAG gatCATCTTCTGCAGCTGTGACCTCTAGTTTGACCTCTACCTTGACCTCTAGTTTGACCTCTAGCTTGACCTCTGCAGTGACCAGCAGCACACAAACACCAGAACGTG TGTCTGTGGTGTTTGTTCTGGTCTGGTGTCTTCAGATGATGGTTCTGTTGGGTCTTTTAGGAGCTTTTCACATCTACATGAGACACACGTCAG GAAAGAAACAAGAAGATCAGGAAGAGGACGAGAAGATTTAG